A window of Clostridium botulinum BKT015925 contains these coding sequences:
- a CDS encoding S1C family serine protease: protein MKHGNFDVEEVNWENVNEDKFGKIKFIRKRNNIKRVLRVVSFIVIAAFSGAISSKLIIEKKFSQILQRENGKIQNNNVKQHNMEITTNSVGKVAQKVGPSIVGIMRKTENSSKDSYDFKGSGVIFSSDGYIVTNTHIIKDAKEINVKLPNSHNYINAILIGKDDISDIAVIKINARSLPAAKFADSSEVNVGDTAIAIGNPLGEAFPGNISVGIISGFNQNIPYGESGYKVLQTDASINFTNSGGALCNAIGEIIGINSIHLNVRKIEGMGFAIDSNEVKSLIEQMTHYGKVTKPILGVNGRSVVNGEINGVKGVYISEVIKEGSAENAGMKPTDIITELDGKPISNLQEIEKILENHKFGDNIKCKIWRNEKIVDLNVILSIPKVND from the coding sequence TTGAAGCATGGAAATTTTGATGTTGAGGAAGTGAATTGGGAGAATGTAAATGAGGATAAGTTTGGAAAAATAAAGTTTATAAGAAAAAGAAACAATATTAAGAGAGTCCTAAGAGTCGTTTCATTCATTGTGATTGCAGCTTTTTCAGGAGCTATTTCATCAAAATTGATTATAGAAAAAAAATTTTCTCAAATACTTCAAAGAGAAAATGGTAAAATACAAAATAATAATGTAAAACAGCACAACATGGAAATTACAACTAATAGTGTGGGGAAAGTGGCACAAAAAGTTGGCCCGAGTATTGTAGGTATAATGAGGAAAACAGAAAATTCATCTAAAGACAGCTATGATTTTAAAGGATCAGGAGTTATATTTTCATCAGATGGATATATAGTAACTAATACCCACATTATAAAAGATGCCAAAGAGATAAATGTAAAGCTACCTAATAGCCATAATTATATAAATGCTATATTAATAGGAAAAGATGATATATCTGACATAGCTGTTATAAAAATTAATGCAAGAAGCCTTCCAGCAGCAAAGTTTGCGGATTCATCAGAAGTAAATGTAGGAGACACTGCAATTGCCATAGGTAACCCATTAGGAGAAGCTTTCCCTGGAAATATTTCTGTAGGGATAATAAGTGGATTTAATCAAAATATACCTTATGGAGAGAGTGGATATAAGGTATTGCAAACAGATGCATCGATAAACTTTACTAATAGTGGAGGGGCTCTTTGTAATGCTATTGGAGAAATTATAGGTATAAATAGTATACATTTAAATGTTAGAAAGATTGAAGGAATGGGATTTGCTATAGATAGTAATGAGGTTAAAAGTTTAATTGAACAAATGACTCATTATGGAAAGGTCACTAAACCTATCTTAGGAGTGAATGGTAGAAGTGTTGTTAATGGTGAAATCAATGGAGTTAAGGGTGTTTACATAAGTGAAGTTATAAAAGAAGGTTCAGCTGAAAATGCAGGTATGAAACCAACGGATATAATAACTGAATTAGATGGAAAACCTATAAGTAATCTTCAAGAAATAGAAAAAATATTAGAAAATCATAAGTTTGGAGATAATATTAAGTGTAAGATTTGGAGAAACGAAAAAATAGTAGATCTAAATGTTATTCTTTCAATTCCTAAAGTTAATGATTAA
- a CDS encoding response regulator transcription factor has product MEGMLGKILIIDDDENICEIIKMYLESSGYSTEICYDGKSAQSAFFEYKPDLVLLDVMLPHMDGIDVLKWIRKDSETPVIMLTAKGETFDKVLALELGADDYIVKPFEPKELIARIKAVLRRYNAENVDKDVLKFRGLTIDINSYIVIYKENEIKMPPKEFELLYYLASNTNKVFTREQLLCEVWGYDYPGDSRTVDVHIKRLREKLQGDQNWQIETVWGVGYKFEVK; this is encoded by the coding sequence GTGGAAGGAATGTTAGGAAAAATATTAATTATAGATGATGATGAAAACATATGTGAAATAATAAAAATGTATTTAGAAAGTTCAGGATATTCAACAGAAATTTGTTATGATGGTAAATCAGCTCAAAGTGCTTTTTTTGAATATAAACCAGACTTAGTATTATTAGATGTTATGTTACCACATATGGATGGTATAGATGTCTTGAAATGGATTAGAAAGGACTCAGAAACCCCTGTAATTATGTTAACAGCTAAGGGAGAAACTTTTGATAAGGTATTAGCTTTGGAACTGGGGGCTGATGATTATATTGTAAAGCCTTTTGAACCTAAAGAATTAATAGCTAGAATAAAAGCGGTTCTTAGAAGATATAATGCTGAAAATGTAGATAAAGATGTACTTAAATTTAGAGGCCTTACTATTGATATAAATTCATATATAGTAATATATAAAGAGAATGAAATCAAAATGCCACCGAAGGAATTTGAACTTTTATATTACCTTGCCAGTAATACAAATAAAGTTTTTACAAGAGAGCAATTGCTTTGTGAAGTTTGGGGATATGATTATCCAGGAGATTCAAGAACTGTTGATGTACATATAAAAAGGCTTAGAGAAAAGTTGCAGGGAGATCAAAATTGGCAGATAGAAACTGTCTGGGGTGTTGGATATAAATTTGAGGTGAAATAG
- a CDS encoding sensor histidine kinase: protein MRKKGLFSKMVATYSLIIAMSFIILASFLSFWFEGYFLNQRKEQLLGEAQILSNAAVQYLQGNSSLDKTNDILEYVSNYAGMDILLFDRYGYVYAASNPKHKKFIGNQILTEELKSLRKGNFIEKRDLDSRFNKRYIYDVPVFYKGVFQGVLGFSTSMELIHAPLRKVYQIIWISAMFAIVFSSIIIYCFSQRIIIKPLEQINSAADKISKGEVHKRVQVQSGDEIGALANSFNSMAKSLEEVEENRRVFISNVSHELRSPITSIKGFIGGILDGVIPKEKENYYLSVAYEEIQRLTRLINDLLDLSSIEAGKFVLNVKEEDINEIIRLSIIKFETVIKSKKINVEVWLDDERLSVLVDRDKIIQVITNLIDNAIKYGKEEGNIEIRTKVKGQKVFVSVYNDGPNISKEDGKYIWDRFYKGDKSRTLKVSTGLGLSIVRRIVTQHGGDIWFENKENKGVIFTFTLKKLSK from the coding sequence ATGCGAAAAAAAGGTCTATTTTCTAAAATGGTAGCAACATATAGCTTAATAATAGCTATGAGTTTTATAATTTTAGCTTCTTTCTTGTCATTTTGGTTTGAAGGATATTTTCTTAATCAAAGGAAAGAACAACTACTAGGAGAAGCACAAATTTTATCTAATGCAGCGGTACAATATTTGCAAGGAAATTCATCTTTGGATAAGACTAATGATATATTAGAATATGTTTCTAATTATGCAGGGATGGATATATTGTTGTTTGATAGATACGGTTATGTGTATGCTGCATCAAATCCTAAACATAAAAAATTTATAGGAAATCAGATTTTAACAGAGGAACTTAAAAGTTTAAGAAAAGGTAACTTTATTGAAAAAAGAGATTTAGATAGTAGATTCAATAAAAGATATATTTATGATGTTCCTGTATTTTATAAAGGTGTATTTCAAGGAGTGTTGGGATTTAGTACATCTATGGAACTTATACATGCGCCACTAAGAAAGGTATATCAGATAATATGGATCTCAGCTATGTTTGCCATAGTATTCTCTAGTATAATAATATATTGTTTTTCACAGAGAATAATAATTAAGCCTTTAGAGCAGATAAACAGTGCAGCGGATAAGATATCTAAGGGAGAGGTACATAAAAGAGTACAAGTGCAATCAGGAGATGAGATAGGGGCTTTAGCAAATTCATTTAATTCCATGGCTAAATCTTTAGAGGAAGTAGAAGAAAATAGAAGAGTATTCATATCCAATGTATCCCATGAATTAAGGTCTCCTATAACTTCTATAAAGGGATTTATAGGAGGTATATTAGATGGAGTAATACCAAAAGAAAAGGAAAATTATTATTTGTCAGTAGCATATGAAGAAATACAGAGACTTACAAGGCTTATAAATGATCTTTTGGATCTATCATCTATTGAGGCTGGAAAATTTGTACTTAATGTTAAAGAAGAAGATATAAACGAAATAATACGGTTATCAATTATAAAGTTTGAAACTGTAATAAAATCTAAAAAAATTAATGTAGAAGTGTGGCTTGATGATGAAAGACTTAGTGTATTAGTAGATAGAGATAAAATAATACAAGTTATTACTAATCTAATAGACAATGCTATAAAGTATGGTAAAGAAGAAGGAAATATAGAAATCAGGACAAAAGTAAAGGGGCAAAAAGTATTTGTATCTGTTTATAATGATGGACCTAATATATCTAAAGAAGATGGGAAATATATTTGGGATAGATTTTATAAAGGAGATAAATCTAGAACATTAAAGGTAAGCACGGGTCTTGGACTATCTATAGTAAGAAGGATAGTAACTCAACATGGTGGAGATATTTGGTTTGAGAATAAGGAAAACAAAGGGGTTATATTTACATTTACATTAAAAAAGCTAAGTAAATAG
- a CDS encoding ribose-phosphate pyrophosphokinase, whose product MITHGKSIKIFTGNANPELAKDIAEALGVKVGDSNVGKFSDGEISVNTNETVRGSDVFVIQPTHNPVNDNLMELLIMIDAFKRASAGRITAVIPYYGYARQDRKAKARDPITAKLVADLITTAGADRVLTMDLHAAQIQGYFNIPVDNLRGEPILAKYFLEEGFKDRDDVVIVSPDLGSVTRARNFAERLDAPIAIIDKRRPKANVCEVMNVIGDIKDKTVILIDDMIDTAGTITNGANALVERGAKEVYACCSHGVLSGPAIERIENSAIKKLVTLNTINISQETLSDKFEVLSVAPIFAEGIRRIYEDISISKLFV is encoded by the coding sequence ATGATAACCCATGGTAAAAGTATTAAAATATTTACAGGTAACGCAAATCCTGAATTAGCTAAGGATATTGCGGAAGCATTAGGAGTGAAGGTTGGAGATTCTAATGTAGGAAAATTCAGTGATGGAGAAATATCTGTAAATACAAATGAAACAGTTAGAGGATCGGATGTGTTTGTTATTCAACCAACACATAATCCTGTAAATGATAATTTAATGGAACTATTAATAATGATTGATGCATTTAAAAGAGCATCAGCAGGAAGAATAACAGCAGTAATTCCTTACTATGGTTATGCAAGACAAGACAGAAAAGCTAAGGCAAGAGATCCAATCACTGCAAAATTAGTTGCGGACTTAATAACAACTGCGGGAGCTGATAGAGTTCTTACTATGGATTTACATGCAGCGCAAATTCAAGGATACTTCAATATCCCTGTAGATAATCTTCGTGGAGAACCAATACTTGCGAAATACTTTTTAGAAGAAGGATTTAAAGATAGAGATGATGTAGTTATCGTATCTCCGGACCTTGGAAGTGTAACAAGAGCTAGAAATTTTGCAGAAAGATTAGATGCACCAATAGCTATAATAGACAAGAGAAGACCAAAAGCTAACGTTTGCGAAGTAATGAACGTAATTGGAGACATTAAAGATAAGACTGTTATATTAATTGATGATATGATTGATACTGCAGGAACTATAACTAATGGAGCCAATGCGTTAGTTGAAAGAGGAGCAAAAGAAGTTTATGCTTGTTGTTCACATGGAGTATTATCAGGACCAGCTATTGAAAGAATAGAAAATAGTGCCATAAAAAAACTAGTTACTTTAAACACAATAAATATATCACAAGAAACATTATCAGATAAATTTGAAGTTTTATCTGTAGCACCAATTTTTGCTGAAGGTATAAGAAGAATATACGAAGATATCTCTATAAGTAAGTTATTTGTATAG
- the pth gene encoding aminoacyl-tRNA hydrolase, whose amino-acid sequence MFLIVGLGNPGKEYEHTRHNVGFDAIELLAEKYNIEFNRKKFKGMYGDGTIAGEKVILLKPLTYMNLSGESVREVMDFYKITNEDIIVIYDDISLEVGRMRIREKGSAGGHNGIKNIIAHLNTDHFPRVKVGVGHPVKTNLVSHVLGKFEKEDECKLNKTFEAACNAVQIIIEKGTAEAMNKFNGFKAEQ is encoded by the coding sequence GTGTTTTTGATAGTGGGATTAGGAAATCCAGGTAAAGAATATGAACATACAAGACACAATGTAGGCTTTGATGCTATTGAGTTATTAGCGGAAAAGTATAATATTGAATTTAACAGGAAAAAATTTAAAGGTATGTATGGAGATGGAACCATAGCGGGAGAAAAAGTTATATTATTAAAACCTTTAACTTATATGAATTTAAGCGGTGAAAGTGTTAGAGAGGTAATGGACTTTTATAAGATTACTAATGAGGATATAATAGTTATATATGATGATATAAGTTTAGAAGTTGGTAGAATGAGAATCAGGGAAAAAGGTAGTGCTGGAGGACATAATGGTATAAAAAATATAATAGCACATTTAAATACTGATCATTTTCCAAGAGTTAAAGTAGGAGTAGGACATCCTGTAAAAACAAATTTAGTGTCTCATGTTTTGGGCAAATTTGAAAAAGAGGATGAATGTAAGTTAAATAAAACATTTGAGGCTGCTTGTAATGCAGTGCAAATTATTATAGAAAAGGGAACTGCTGAGGCTATGAATAAGTTTAATGGATTTAAAGCGGAGCAGTAA
- the purR gene encoding pur operon repressor, whose protein sequence is MKKFNRNQRITAITKTLIENPNKIINLNRFTEMFGAAKSTISEDIVVVRETLNKLSMGSIETIAGAAGGIKYTYGISEEKMHEFTEKLCMILQEKQRIVPGEFMYISDIMFNPEIIQIAAIILASQFKELNVDCVVTVETKGIPLAYEVAKKLGVNLVIVRRDNKVTEGPTVSINYVSGSTKRIQTMSLSKKSISKGSKCIFIDDFMKAGGTALGIINLLKEFESELVGIGVLVDNTNTEKKLVKDYISIIKFGGIDENDNPIVYSDKIHKK, encoded by the coding sequence ATGAAGAAGTTTAATAGAAATCAGAGAATCACAGCGATTACAAAGACTTTAATAGAAAATCCAAATAAAATAATAAATTTAAATAGATTTACTGAAATGTTTGGTGCAGCAAAATCTACAATAAGTGAGGATATTGTTGTAGTTAGAGAAACTTTAAATAAATTATCTATGGGAAGTATAGAAACTATAGCAGGAGCAGCAGGTGGAATAAAGTATACTTATGGAATCTCAGAAGAAAAAATGCATGAATTTACAGAGAAGCTATGTATGATTCTGCAAGAAAAGCAGAGAATAGTACCAGGAGAGTTTATGTACATAAGTGATATTATGTTTAATCCGGAAATAATACAGATTGCAGCTATAATATTAGCATCTCAGTTCAAGGAATTAAATGTAGATTGTGTAGTTACTGTAGAAACTAAAGGAATACCTCTTGCCTATGAGGTGGCTAAGAAATTAGGAGTTAATCTTGTTATTGTAAGAAGAGATAATAAGGTTACTGAGGGACCTACTGTATCTATTAATTATGTCTCAGGATCTACTAAAAGGATACAAACAATGTCACTTTCAAAGAAATCTATTAGTAAGGGAAGTAAGTGTATATTTATAGATGATTTTATGAAAGCTGGAGGAACAGCTCTTGGAATAATAAATCTTTTGAAGGAATTTGAAAGTGAACTTGTAGGAATAGGAGTTCTTGTAGATAATACAAACACTGAAAAGAAATTAGTTAAGGATTATATATCAATTATAAAGTTTGGTGGAATTGATGAAAATGATAATCCAATAGTTTATTCAGACAAAATTCATAAAAAATAA
- the glmU gene encoding bifunctional UDP-N-acetylglucosamine diphosphorylase/glucosamine-1-phosphate N-acetyltransferase GlmU gives MYQSAVVLAAGKGKRMKSTLPKVLHKVSGKEMINQVIDTLRKSDIQDIDLVIGNGAEEVKKATEDRKVMYSIQSEQLGTGHALMCAKDFLEGKDGVVAVFTGDAPLITSKTVKDLIEFHNKGEFKATILTALVNNPFGYGRIIRDNSGEVKKIVEHKDCTSDELKVNEINSGMYCFDIKELLNNLDKLQNNNSQGEYYLTDIIELLKEKGCKVGAISVDSDEIRGVNSRVQLAEAEEILRLRINNMHMENGVTLIDPKNTYIGSDVVIEEETVIYPGNVIEGNTVIKKGCILYPNSRIKDSVIESKVEIQSSVILESHVGKNTTVGPFAYIRPESNIGEGARIGDFVEIKKSTIGNGTKVSHLTYIGDAEVGSDCNFGCGTVVVNYDGKTKNKTIIGDNSFIGCNTNLVSPVEVEDNTYIAAGSTITKKVEAGDLAIARAKQVNIKGWVAKKGLKK, from the coding sequence TTGTACCAAAGTGCTGTAGTTTTGGCGGCAGGAAAAGGTAAAAGAATGAAATCAACTTTACCTAAAGTTTTACATAAAGTTAGTGGAAAAGAAATGATTAATCAAGTAATAGATACTTTGAGAAAAAGTGATATACAAGATATAGATTTAGTAATAGGTAACGGAGCAGAAGAAGTAAAGAAGGCTACAGAAGATAGAAAGGTTATGTATTCTATTCAATCAGAGCAATTAGGAACAGGGCATGCACTTATGTGTGCTAAGGATTTCTTAGAAGGCAAAGATGGTGTTGTAGCTGTATTTACAGGAGATGCTCCATTAATTACGAGTAAAACAGTAAAAGATTTGATAGAATTCCATAACAAAGGAGAATTTAAAGCTACTATATTAACTGCTTTGGTAAATAATCCTTTTGGATATGGAAGAATTATAAGAGATAATAGTGGAGAAGTAAAAAAAATAGTAGAACATAAAGATTGTACTTCTGATGAATTAAAAGTTAATGAGATAAATTCAGGGATGTATTGTTTTGATATTAAAGAGTTACTAAATAATTTGGACAAATTACAGAATAATAATTCTCAAGGAGAATATTATCTAACAGATATAATAGAACTTTTAAAAGAAAAAGGATGTAAGGTTGGAGCTATAAGTGTTGACTCAGATGAAATAAGAGGTGTAAATTCTAGAGTCCAATTGGCTGAAGCTGAAGAAATATTAAGACTTAGAATTAATAATATGCATATGGAAAATGGAGTTACTCTTATAGATCCTAAAAATACATATATAGGATCAGATGTAGTAATAGAAGAAGAAACAGTAATATATCCAGGAAACGTAATAGAGGGTAATACTGTAATTAAAAAAGGATGTATTCTTTATCCTAATTCTAGAATAAAGGATAGTGTTATTGAGTCAAAAGTTGAGATTCAAAGTTCAGTAATTTTAGAAAGTCATGTAGGAAAAAACACTACAGTAGGACCATTTGCATATATAAGACCAGAAAGTAATATAGGTGAAGGTGCTAGAATTGGTGATTTCGTAGAGATAAAGAAATCAACTATAGGGAATGGAACAAAAGTATCACATTTAACTTATATAGGAGATGCTGAAGTTGGAAGCGATTGTAACTTCGGTTGTGGAACAGTAGTAGTAAATTATGATGGAAAAACTAAAAACAAAACAATTATTGGTGACAATTCTTTTATTGGTTGCAATACTAACTTAGTATCACCGGTAGAAGTGGAAGATAATACATATATAGCAGCTGGATCAACTATTACTAAAAAGGTTGAAGCTGGTGATCTCGCTATTGCAAGAGCAAAGCAAGTGAATATTAAAGGTTGGGTAGCGAAGAAGGGTTTAAAGAAGTAA
- the spoVG gene encoding septation regulator SpoVG: MQITDVRIRKISAEGKMKAIVSVTFDNEFVVHDIKVIEGQNGLFIAMPSRKTPTGEFKDIAHPINTETRQKIQKAILDEYEVVKNENASNENEEEITSES, translated from the coding sequence ATGCAAATTACAGATGTAAGGATTAGAAAAATTTCTGCTGAAGGTAAAATGAAAGCTATTGTATCAGTAACTTTTGATAATGAGTTTGTTGTTCATGATATAAAAGTTATTGAAGGTCAAAATGGTCTTTTCATAGCTATGCCTAGCAGAAAGACTCCGACTGGAGAATTTAAAGATATAGCTCATCCAATTAATACAGAAACAAGACAAAAAATTCAAAAAGCAATACTAGATGAGTATGAAGTGGTTAAAAATGAAAATGCTAGTAATGAAAATGAGGAAGAAATAACAAGTGAAAGTTAA